A stretch of Solea senegalensis isolate Sse05_10M linkage group LG10, IFAPA_SoseM_1, whole genome shotgun sequence DNA encodes these proteins:
- the dennd4a gene encoding C-myc promoter-binding protein isoform X3 — MMEDKGPRVADYFVVAGLTDSCKPLEEELHLDDAGPKSVKPNAPITDVAVVIRSLGEEVPPGFVRIENTPSGLSAELNGASLRGPQIFLCFKRGRDKPPLTDLGVLYEWKEKLKPGCHIVQTTPSGRPANISSSSSQRIYITYRRAPKNQPHTSLAVTDVCIIIPGKGEIPPHTFCKVDKNLNSSMWGSSVYLCYKKSLAKANTIAYKAGLLCRYPEEDYESFPLPESVPMFCLPMGATIECWPAHTKHSLPVFSTFVLTGGSGEKVYGAAIQFYEPHSEENLSERQRSQLGLPSTDLRPDRTRSVYSNKSICLLSHWPFFQSFKSFLTFLYRYSISGPHALPIEKHISHFMQNVPFPSIQRPRILVQLSPHDSLMLSQPVSSPLPLSGGSLSTLLLNLGPKNAATLLVLAVTEHKILVHSLRPAVLTSVTEALVSMIFPFHWPCPYIPLCPLALADVLSAPCPFIVGLDSRYFDLYLPPADISCVDLDTNTISQKEDKKALTWKILPRRACKCLLNTLNKLYQQLAEGGQVNREDVQMEQMVTDSELNGGKSLHTLELEIQEAFLRFMAAILRGYRSYLLPITQAPSEKTTDASSLFDLQGFLKSRDRSQQRFYSLMTKTQMFSRFIEECSFVSDKDASLAFFDECVDKTDSERQEDTRLIELDESHRSEHTVYINPPELPPLPQGEEHPLCYSYSSFPVLNAELLEPLEGQNPSSASMTSRHSSPASPTAIFRRSKQEIKLAQRMAKTYSSMPQMWSKCLLRHCYGLWFICLPGFVGNSPSKVRALRTAYDVLRKMQDKKLQAPDEVCYRVLLQLCGQYSQPVLAVRVLFEMKKAGVQPNAITYGYYNKAVLESTWPSTTRGGYFLWRKLRNVVLGVLQFKQAARKQQTPHRDPQLSDGSDLDTVSHESLDSANDSAERTSIDTDFTKMDSSDDGFSTGGQSDQGYDSLSKEEERLCVRHSDSSTPLVEDKGARQSSELPEIEVPTSSTPPSMKSYKSTEGSTGNGSRLVHSTSGDTVVCGALPKAERPKSLDLSGALETLRFAVPHVSSVKQLHLGADRLHGVEEEETETDKQKPLAERSVSCSGAVARPGVSMERSVSFNAGSVRRTGIETGSDPLSLIAADTVQEFDQDNNCNSPLSSRTPSMDLQNHSSPLFRSSSSPHSSPRASSLLRANSHLPLPVKSKEKLQPSPSLPLGVGYKDRERPSSLALPASPTTSTSSFSMDSLFTPTLDIFKSSVISAGKGVAEKASRLYSRLSSQTSLTQDANCDGVSVSSLTSAEADCSWLLDNDLDPDGFTSPQHGSMTRLRRTPVVGQACAGSPSTPDRVFRHNSFSGGLALPSKSLHTPDSSLETSRFQPTPSYAIEVQISSCSLCKTCDCLVYDEEIMAGWTADDSNLNSTCPFCGTAFLPFLNVEIKDLRPQSRSSKESNPVTEEDTSVSLNPKAEMSATDCAARSSAVPLQENSGGVGTAGPASVPASTSTPVTVPYLSPLVLWKELESLLVNEGDQAISTPSVVDQHPIVFWNLVWYFRRLELPSNLPALILSSQHCCRGDQTPQSVSSEDSKQVLVRIMWDNLKLHQDKVQPCYVLWNTHCANSLIRSGLCEEGQLFTVELLQGFVRSIKKSDVYQPMSQIIQLLGPELGFKRQRSLYRDLLFLALVALGKNNININAFDREYKLAYDRLTPNLVKLTHNCDRPPGPGVMECRKTFKEPSL, encoded by the exons ATGATGGAGGATAAAGGGCCTCGTGTTGCTGACTACTTTGTGGTTGCCGGCCTCACTGACTCCTGCAAACCTCTTGAGGAGGAGCTCCACCTTGACGATGCCGGTCCCAAGTCTGTGAAGCCCAATGCCCCCATCACTGATGTAGCTGTGGTGATCCGCTCCCTGGGTGAGGAGGTACCACCAGGTTTCGTCCGTATTGAAAACACCCCCTCCGGCCTCTCTGCAGAGCTCAATGGAGCCAGCCTCCGGGGCCCACAGATATTCTTGTGCTTCAAGCGAGGTAGAGATAAGCCTCCACTGACAGATCTTGG GGTCCTGTACGAGTGGAAAGAGAAACTGAAGCCTGGATGTCACATCGTCCAGACCACGCCCTCAGGTCGCCCTGCCAACATTAGCAGCTCGTCCTCCCAGCGCATCTACATCACTTACCGCCGTGCGCCAAAGAACCAGCCTCATACTTCTCTCGCCGTCACCGATGTCTGCATCATCATCCCCGGCAAAGGGGAGATACCCCCTCACACCTTCTGCAAGGTGGACAAAAACCTCAACAGCAGCATG TGGGGATCCTCTGTCTATCTTTGTTATAAGAAATCACTGGCTAAAGCAAACACTATTGCATACAAAGCAG gTCTGCTGTGTCGTTACCCTGAAGAAGACTATGAGTCCTTCCCACTGCCTGAGTCAGTGCCAATGTTCTGTCTGCCCATGGGGGCTACAATTGAATGCTGGCCAGCACACACCAAACACTCCCTGCctgttttttccacatttgtgcTAACAGGCGGCTCCGGAGAAAAG gTGTACGGAGCAGCCATCCAGTTCTACGAGCCTCACTCAGAAGAGAACCTGTCCGAGCGTCAGCGCTCACAGCTCGGCCTGCCAAGCACTGACCTCAGACCTGACAGGACCAGAAGTGTTTACAGCAACAAGAGCATTTGTCTGCTCTCCCACTGGCCCTTCTTCCAGTCGTTCAAGAGCTTTCTTACGTTCCTCTACCGATACTCCATATCTGGACCACATGCTCTACCTATTGAAAA acaCATCTCTCACTTCATGCAAAATGTGCCATTCCCTTCCATTCAGAGACCGCGCATCCTAGTGCAG CTGTCTCCACATGATAGCCTGATGCTGAGTCAACCTGTATCTTCCCCACTGCCCCTGAG TGGTGGAAGCCTCTCCACATTACTTCTGAATCTGGGCCCAAAGAATGCAGCCACTCTGCTGGTGCTGGCTGTCACTGAGCACAAGATCCTGGTTCATTCCCTGCGTCCAGCTGTACTCACCAGTGTTACAGAGGCGCTTGTGTCT ATGATCTTTCCTTTCCACTGGCCATGCCCCTACATTCCTCTGTGCCCACTCGCCTTGGCTGATGTGCTCAGTGCACCGTGTCCTTTCATCGTGGGTCTGGACTCCAGATACTTTGACCTTTACCTGCCCCCGGCTGACATTAGCTGCGTGGatctggacacaaacacaatctccCA AAAAGAAGACAAGAAGGCGTTGACATGGAAAATCCTGCCCAGACGAGCTTGCAAATGTCTTCTGAATACACTGAATAAGCTCTACCAGCAGCTCGCTGAAG GTGGTCAGGTGAACCGTGAAGATGTGCAGATGGAGCAAATGGTGACTGACAGTGAGCTCAACGGGGGGAAAAGCCTCCACACGCTGGAGCTGGAAATCCAGGAGGCATTCCTGAGGTTCATGGCAGCCATCCTTCGAGGCTACCGCTCGTACCTGCTGCCCATCACCCAAGCGCCGTCTGAGAAGACCACAGATGCCAGCTCCCTCTTTGACCTCCAAG gCTTCCTGAAGAGCAGAGACCGCTCCCAACAGAGGTTTTACTCCCTCATGACCAAGACACAAATGTTCAGCCGATTCATAGAGGAGTGCTCCTTTGTCAGTGATAAAGATGCCAGCCTGGCTTTCTTTGACGAGTGTGTTGATAAG ACGGACAGCGAGCGACAGGAGGATACCAGGCTGATCGAACTGGATGAATCGCACCGCAGTGAGCACACGGTCTATATCAACCCCCCAGAGCTGCCTCCACTTCCACAGGGAGAAGAGCATCCTCTGTGCTATAG CTACTCTAGCTTCCCTGTACTTAATGCTGAGCTGCTGGAGCCACTGGAGGGACAAAATCCTTCATCAGCCAGCATGACTTCACGCCACAGCAGCCCAGCCAGCCCCACAGCCATCTTCAGACGCTCTAAGCAG GAGATCAAGTTGGCTCAAAGGATGGCCAAAACCTACTCATCTATGCCTCAGATGTGGTCCAAATGTCTTCTACGCCATTGCTATGGCCTGTGGTTCATCTGCCTGCCAGGATTTGTCGGGAACTCTCCCTCTAAGGTGCGAGCTCTGCGTACAGCTTACGACGTGTTGAGGAAGATGCAGGACAAGAAGCTGCAGGCTCCTGATGAG GTGTGTTACCGAGTGTTGTTGCAGTTGTGTGGCCAGTACAGCCAGCCTGTCCTTGCTGTGAGGGTGTTGTTTGAGATGAAAAAGGCTGGAGTTCAACCTAATGCCATCACGTATGGCTACTACAACAAG GCTGTGTTGGAGAGCACTTGGCCGTCCACCACCAGAGGAGGCTACTTTCTGTGGAGAAAGCTGAGGAACGTGGTCCTCGGTGTTCTCCAGTTCAAGCAAGCAGCGAGAAAACAACAGACTCCTCACAGAGATCCTCAGCTTTCAG ACGGCAGCGATCTTGACACTGTCAGTCACGAGAGTTTGGACAGTGCTAATGACTCTGCTGAGCGAACATCCATCGACACCGACTTCACTAAAATGGACTCCAGTGACGATGGATTTAGCACAG GTGGACAGTCAGACCAGGGCTACGATTCACTGtccaaagaggaggagaggctgTGTGTCAGACACAGCGACAGCAGCACACCACTGGTAGAAGACAAAGGAGCCAGGCAGTCCAGTGAGT TACCTGAGATCGAGGTCCCAACCAGCAGCACGCCTCCTTCTATGAAAAGTTATAAATCAACAGAAGGCAGCACAG GCAACGGCAGCAGGCTGGTGCACAGTACATCAGGTGACACCGTTGTGTGTGGAGCCCTCCCAAAGGCAGAGAGACCAAAATCACTTGACTTGTCTGGTGCACTGGAAACACTGCGGTTCGCTGTGCCTCACGTAAGCTCAGTGAAGCAGCTTCACCTCGGTGCTGACAGACTGCATGGtgttgaggaagaggagacagagactgaTAAACAGAAACCTCTGGCGGAGAGGAGTGTGAGCTGCAGCGGTGCTGTGGCGAGGCCAGGTGTCTCCATGGAGAGGAGTGTCAGCTTTAATGCTGGGAGTGTAAGAAGGACAGGTATCGAGACAGGGTCTGACCCCCTGTCACTGATAGCAGCCGATACGGTGCAAGAGTTTGACCAGGACAACAACTGCAACAGCCCTCTAAGCAGCCGCACACCCAGTATGGACTTGCAGAATCACTCAAGCCCCTTGTTTCGAtcctcctcgtctcctcacTCGTCACCGAGAGCTTCCTCTCTACTGCGCGCCAACTCACACCTTCCACTGCCCGTCAAATCCAAGGAGAAGCTGCAGCCATCGCCGTCTCTTCCTCTGGGCGTCGGttacaaagacagagagaggcctTCCTCGTTAGCGTTGCCCGCCTCGCCCACGACGTCCACCTCATCGTTTTCCATGGACTCTCTCTTCACGCCGACTCTGGACATCTTCAAGAGCAGTGTTATATCAGCAGGGAAGGGTGTGGCCGAGAAGGCCAGCCGCCTTTACTCTCGCCTGTCCTCACAGACATCATTAACTCAG GATGCAAACTGTGATGGTGTAAGTGTGTCTTCACTGACTTCAGCAGAGGCAGACTGCTCCTGGCTGCTTGATAATGATCTGGACCCAGACGGCTTCACCTCCCCCCAGCATGGCAGCATGACCCGACTCAGGAGAACTCCTGTTGTGGGCCAAGCATGCGCGGGCAGTCCCAGCACCCCCGACAGAGTGTTCAGACACAACTCCTTCTCTG GTGGTTTGGCACTTCCCTCTAAATCTCTTCACACTCCAGATTCTTCCCTCGAAACCAGCCGCTTCCAACCCACTCCCAGCTACGCCATAGAG GTGCAGATTTCCAGTTGTTCGCTCTGTAAGACGTGTGACTGTCTGGTGTATGATGAGGAGATCATGGCCGGCTGGACGGCCGACGACTCAAACCTCAACAGCACTTGTCCCTTCTGCGGCACAGCCTTCCTGCCTTTCCTCAACGTGGAAATCAAAGACCTGAGACCACAGAGCAG GTCCTCTAAGGAAAGTAATCCTGTTACAGAGGAGGACACGTCTGTCTCACTCAACCCCAAGGCCGAAATGTCTGCAACAGATTGTGCAGCTCGGTCATCTGCAGTTCCCCTGCAGGAGAACAGTGGGGGAGTTGGCACAGCAGGACCAGCCTCAGTGCCCGCCTCCACCTCTACTCCGGTGACGGTGCCGTACCTGAGCCCACTGGTCCTGTGGAAGGAGCTCGAGAGCCTGCTGGTGAACGAGGGCGACCAGGCCATCTCCACGCCGAGCGTGGTCGACCAGCACCCCATCGTTTTCTGGAACCTTGTGTGGTACTTCCGCAGGCTGGAGCTGCCGAGTAATCTACCGGCTCTTATCCTGTCCTCCCAGCACTGTTGCCGTGGAGACCAG ACTCCTCAGAGCGTTTCATCCGAGGACAGCAAGCAGGTGCTTGTGAGGATTATGTGGGACAACCTGAAGTTGCACCAAGATAAAGTTCAGCCGTGCTATGTCCTGTGGAACACACACT GCGCCAACTCCCTAATTCGCTCCGGGCTGTGTGAAGAAGGCCAGCTCTTCACTGTGGAGCTCCTGCAAGGTTTTGTGAGGAGTATTAAGAAGAGTGATGTCTATCAGCCCATGAGCCAAATTATTCAGCTGCTGGGGCCAGAGCTGGGCTTCAAGAGACAGAG GAGCCTTTATAGAGATTTGTTGTTCCTTGCACTGGTGGCActggggaaaaacaacattaatataA ATGCCTTTGACCGGGAGTACAAACTGGCTTATGATCGCCTCACACCAAACTTGGTCAAGCTGACACACAACTGTGACCGGCCTCCTGGACCGGGGGTCATGGAGTGCAGGAAGACTTTTAAAGAGCCCAGTCTGTGA